DNA from Bradyrhizobium diazoefficiens USDA 110:
CAAAAAGATGCTGGAGCAAGAGCCCAGTGAGATTGAACTGCTGCTGCCGTGGCACGCGGCCGGCACGCTGAACGCGCGCGACGCCCGCCGCGTCGAGGACGCGCTGGCGCGTGATCCCGAGCTCGCGAAACAATATGCCGCGATCCGCGGCGAGTACGAAGAGACCATCCATCTGAACGAGAGCCTGGGGGCTCCGTCGGCACGCGCGATGCAGAAGCTGTTCGGCGCGATCGACGCCGAGCCGGCGCGTGAGACCGGATCGCTGCCGCTGTCGGCGCGCATCGCGACCTTCTTCGCGAGCCTGTCGCCGCGGACCCTGGCCTGGTCGGCGAGCCTCGGTGCAGTCGCGCTCGTGCTCCAGGCCGGCATCATCGGCGCGGTGCTGATGAAGACCCAGCCCACGACCTTCCAGACCGCCTCGCTTTCGACCAGCGCGCCGATCACGCGCGAGCTTGGCGCTGCCGTTGCGCCGGCGCGCGCGCTGGTGCGCTTCACGCCCGAGGCGCGGGTCGCCGACATCACGGCGCTGCTCGACAGCTACCAGGCCTCGATCATCGGGGATGCCAAGGGTGGCATGTTCCGCCTCCAATTCGACAAGGCGATGAGCCAGGACGAACTCGCCTCGCTGCTCGGCAGGATGCAGCGCGAGAAGTTCGTCAACCTCGCCGTCGCGGCGCCGTAAGGCGCCGCTGAACCGATGACGCGCAAGTCCGAGAGTAAGTCGCGAGCCGGGGCCTACGCTTCGTCGGTCGGAGCCGCGCTCCTGCTCGCCGCCAGTCTCGGCGTCGAGGTTGCGCAGGCGCAGGCGATCATGCGCACGCCCACGATCAGCGTTCCCTCGCGCACGCCGACCATCTCTCCCAACGTCGCTGCGCGGGCGGTGAGCATTGATCGCGGCCCGCGCACGATGACGACCGCACGTATCTCTACGCCCCGAATCGGGCCGGCGCCGGTGCTGCCTTATGCGCGCTACTCGCCGAACCTGTATCCGTCCTGCACGGCACCGTACCGCGACGCCGACGGCGAATGCCTGGCGCAGCCAAATACAGGCGGTGACGGCGCCGGCAAGTCCGGCAAGAAGAGCGCGGGCAAGGGGCGCGGCAACAACACGCCCGTCGCCCTGAACCAGCGCATCTTCGCAGGCGAATTCGTCGCCGAGATCGACGGCGCGCTATCGGTGACCGAAGCCGACGAGCTCGCGCGTCGCCACGGCCTCGCGCGCGTCGCGTCCGAGAATTTCCCGCTGATCGGGGCGACCTTCGGCCTGTTCCGCATCACCGACGGCCGGCCCGCCGAGACGGTGCGGCGCGAATTCGCCGCCGACGGTAGCGTGCGCTCGGTCCAGCCCAACTTCCGCTACGTGCTCCAGGACCAGAAATCCTCCGTGCCGACCGAGGGCGATCCCGCGCAATATGTGCTGACAAAGCTTCGCCTCCCGCAGGCGCACACGCTGGCGCACGGCGCCAACGTGACGGTTGCCGTGATCGACTCCGGCATCGACGCCAAACATCCCGAGCTCGCCAATTCCATCGCCGACAATTTCGACGCGCTCGGCAGCGCCGAGGGCCCGCATATTCACGGCACCGGCATCGCCGGGGCGATCGTGGCGCATGCCCGGCTGATGGGCAGCGCGCCCGAGGCGCGCATCATCGCGATCCGCGCCTTCGGCGGCACCACGGGCGGCGCCGAGAGCTCGTCCTACATCATCCTGCGCTCGCTGAACTACGCCGCCGAGCACGGCGCGCAGATCGTCAATATGAGCTTCGCCGGTCCGAAGGATGCCGTGATCGAGCGGGCCATCGCGGCGACCGCCGCGCGCGGCCTCGTGCTGATCGCGGCTGCCGGCAATGCAGGTGCGAAATCGCCGCCGCTCTATCCCGCCGCCAATCCCAACGTGATCGCGGTCAGCGCGACCGACCAGCAGGACAAGCTGTTCACCGCCTCCAACCGCGGCAACTACATCGCGCTGGCGGCGCCGGGCGTCGACATCTTCCTGCCGGCGCCGGAAGGCAAATATCAGATGACGTCGGGAACCTCGTTCTCGGCGGCCTATGTCTCCGGCGTCGCGGCGCTGCTGCTCGAGCGCAACTACGCGCTCAAGCCGGAGGCGCTGCGCATGACGCTTGCGAAGACCGCGCGCGATCTCGGCTCACCCGGGCGTGATGATCTGTTCGGCGACGGCGAGGCCGATGCGTTTGCCGCGGTCATGGCTGTTCCCGCCGACAGCGCGACGCCGGTTGCGGCCGCGTCCGGTACAACAAAACGTGAAGATGGGCAGCCACATCGCGACGAGCCCGGCATCCGCGCGATCGAGCAGCCCTCGCTGTCGAGCTCGGATGATAAATCCACGATTTCTCAGGTGGATAGGCCGGCGACGCGATAGGCGCTGCGACAACTTTGCGCGCGGGCCGAAGGTTAAATAATCGAACGCCGCATTGAACGTTCAGCCGGCTGCCACGACCAAATTATGTGGGAGCGGTCATCCCTCCCCATCAGTCATATCAGGCGCGAGCGCCCATCCACCCCAAGCGCCCATATGGCTCGACCCGTCCGGTTGTCCCCCCGGACGGGTCTTTTCTTTTCGGGGCATCCGATTCCTTGAAGCCGTGTTTGAGATCAGCTTCCGGTAGAGCGATCGCGCTTGCGTTCATCGCCATCGGTCGGCCGGCATCCCGCACGCCCGCTATGCTTGTGCGAAGCTTGACTCGAAAACACAGCAAATCTCCGCACGACTACGGTCTTTGACGACGAACGAGGTGTCGTTGCTGGACAAGTCAAAACTTTTCCACAAAATATTCATGTCGCGTCTAAATTGATTCGTGTGCGTTGCGTCCCCCGCGTCCGTATTTTTCTCCTGACGGGCTGGTCCATGACACATCGCCAAGAGTCTGTTCGCGATCTTGTTCGCGGCGCGGCTGGTAGCCGTGAGATCGCGGCACGCTGGTGCGTTCTCGCCGAACAGCGGCTGCAACATCTCTCCGAAATGTTCGAGACCGGACGCTGGCGCCGCTATCACTCCGAGATCGCATTCCTCGAAAACATCCAGGAAGCCAAGCGCGCCGTCCAAACCTGGCGCGCCATCGCCACCGGCGGGGACGTTGCCGCGGCGGCCGCGAGCGTCACCCCCGCATTCGGCTGGTCGCCGGCGACAATGCCCCGCATGGCGCCGCGCGAGCAGCAGGCCCAGACCATGCAGCCGAAGGCGGTCCACATCGCCCCCGAGACCGCCGTGCCGGTCAGGCTCGCCCCCACGCCGAATGTGCTCGCCGAGGTGACCGAAGCCCCGCTCGTGCCGCTCGCTCCCAGCGCACCGCTCGCGGCGCCCGCTGCGGTGGCATCGTTCACTGCACCCGCCGCCGTCCCCCCGCTCAAGGCTCCCGCGGCGAGGGCGCTGCCGACGGTACCTGTCGTGAGGACGCCGTCCGCAGCGCCTGCTGCGTTGGCGCCGCGCACCGCGCCTCCCGTGAGGTCGCCGTTCGCCGAACCCGCTGCAATAGCATCGGTTGCCGCACCTGCAGTGAAGGCGCCTGCCGCGGTGGCAACGCTGCTGCAGCAATTCTCGCCCCCGGCGGACGAAATCGTCGCCGCCCCCGAGCGCGTCGTCGAATTCACCCTCAGCCTCGACGGCATCGAAGCGAAATACCCGCTGCTGCGGAACGCGTTCTGAAGGTAACGTTCAGAGAGAGCGGTTGCGTCTTCCCAGCTCTGTCAGCCTGAGGCGCGAGTTCCGCGGTGTACCGCGGGGCGAGCCTCGAAGGATGAACGGCCCCGTCTGCCAACCGCGCAGCTACCGCCGCACCGCGTTCCCGCCGACCACCACCTGCGCAAAGCGCTGCGCGCCGTCCGCCGACAGATCCGCCGTCACCGCGCGGGCGTGATCGAGGCCGACCACGGCGCCGCGCGGGGTCTCGGAGATCATGTTGTTGTTGACGAGCGCGGTGCCGGCGCCCGGCACCACGGAGACGCCGATTCCGGCCAGCGCCTTGCGGATCACGTTGCCCGTGATCGCGACGTCGCGCAGATATTTGCCCCAGCCGGCGACGATGCCGTAGGACGGCACGTTCTCGATCACGTTGCCGGTCACCGAGGTATCCGCCTCGATGTAGATGCCGACGCCGGCATCGTCGTCAGGCGCGGTGCCGATCGGCCGCTTCGGGATCAGATTGCGGATGATGTTGCCCTGGACCACCGCGATGCGGCCGCCCTCGTTGAAATTGCAGACGGAGACACCGACGGCGGCGCCGTCCACAATGTTGTTGGCGATCACCGCCGCCTCGAACGCGAACTCGGAATAGAGCGCGACCTCGCGCACATCGCTGACGCTGTTGCCTGTGATGTGGATGTTGGAGGCGGAATTGCCGCGCACCGCGGAATAGTCGCAATTTTTGATGCGGTTGCCGCGCACGATCACATTGCCGGCGCGGAAGGCGTTGATGGCGTTGCCGTACTGGCCGGAGCCGCCGGGGCCGGCCTTGATGTCCTCGATGCGGTTGTCTGCGACCAGCGTGCCGTCATCGCCGATCGCGCTGCGCAGGATCTCGATGCCGTTGTCGTTGGTGCCGATGATGGTGTTGCGGGCGACGCTGAGGCCCTTGGCGTCGAACGAGACCACGGCCGTCACCGCGATGCTGGTGAAGATGTTGCCGGAGATATCGCCTGAGATCTGCTCGAGCCAGATGCCGCTGCCGCCGGAGCCTGTGATCTCGCAATCGGTGATGCGGACGTCGCGGCCGCCGAGAACGTGGATCAGTCCGCGCCGTGTCGGCAGCGGGATGCCGCCACCGTCGAAGGTGATGCCGGAAAGGCCGATCGCATCGGCGCCGTCGCTCTGGATCGCCGACGGCCCGCCGGTGAAGACGAATTTCGTCGCGCCGCGCACGCCGATCAGTTGTGTGCCGTTCGGCAGCCGTAGCAATCCGCTGCGGTAGACGCCTGGCGGCAGCGCCAGCGGCATCTGCGCTCGCGCGGCCTCGTCGATGGCGCGCTGGAGTCCGCGGGTCTGGTCCTCGCTGCTGCCGGGCCGCACGCCATATTGCGTGGCATCGCGGCCGAGCAGC
Protein-coding regions in this window:
- a CDS encoding TIGR03808 family TAT-translocated repetitive protein; protein product: MDLNRRHLIGASTAGIAGALAMPADAARAAPLTSLLGRDATQYGVRPGSSEDQTRGLQRAIDEAARAQMPLALPPGVYRSGLLRLPNGTQLIGVRGATKFVFTGGPSAIQSDGADAIGLSGITFDGGGIPLPTRRGLIHVLGGRDVRITDCEITGSGGSGIWLEQISGDISGNIFTSIAVTAVVSFDAKGLSVARNTIIGTNDNGIEILRSAIGDDGTLVADNRIEDIKAGPGGSGQYGNAINAFRAGNVIVRGNRIKNCDYSAVRGNSASNIHITGNSVSDVREVALYSEFAFEAAVIANNIVDGAAVGVSVCNFNEGGRIAVVQGNIIRNLIPKRPIGTAPDDDAGVGIYIEADTSVTGNVIENVPSYGIVAGWGKYLRDVAITGNVIRKALAGIGVSVVPGAGTALVNNNMISETPRGAVVGLDHARAVTADLSADGAQRFAQVVVGGNAVRR
- a CDS encoding TIGR03809 family protein, translated to MTHRQESVRDLVRGAAGSREIAARWCVLAEQRLQHLSEMFETGRWRRYHSEIAFLENIQEAKRAVQTWRAIATGGDVAAAAASVTPAFGWSPATMPRMAPREQQAQTMQPKAVHIAPETAVPVRLAPTPNVLAEVTEAPLVPLAPSAPLAAPAAVASFTAPAAVPPLKAPAARALPTVPVVRTPSAAPAALAPRTAPPVRSPFAEPAAIASVAAPAVKAPAAVATLLQQFSPPADEIVAAPERVVEFTLSLDGIEAKYPLLRNAF
- a CDS encoding S8 family serine peptidase, whose amino-acid sequence is MTRKSESKSRAGAYASSVGAALLLAASLGVEVAQAQAIMRTPTISVPSRTPTISPNVAARAVSIDRGPRTMTTARISTPRIGPAPVLPYARYSPNLYPSCTAPYRDADGECLAQPNTGGDGAGKSGKKSAGKGRGNNTPVALNQRIFAGEFVAEIDGALSVTEADELARRHGLARVASENFPLIGATFGLFRITDGRPAETVRREFAADGSVRSVQPNFRYVLQDQKSSVPTEGDPAQYVLTKLRLPQAHTLAHGANVTVAVIDSGIDAKHPELANSIADNFDALGSAEGPHIHGTGIAGAIVAHARLMGSAPEARIIAIRAFGGTTGGAESSSYIILRSLNYAAEHGAQIVNMSFAGPKDAVIERAIAATAARGLVLIAAAGNAGAKSPPLYPAANPNVIAVSATDQQDKLFTASNRGNYIALAAPGVDIFLPAPEGKYQMTSGTSFSAAYVSGVAALLLERNYALKPEALRMTLAKTARDLGSPGRDDLFGDGEADAFAAVMAVPADSATPVAAASGTTKREDGQPHRDEPGIRAIEQPSLSSSDDKSTISQVDRPATR